From one Babesia bovis T2Bo chromosome 3, whole genome shotgun sequence genomic stretch:
- a CDS encoding Core histone H2A/H2B/H3/H4 family protein: MSGRGKGGKGLGKGGAKRHRKVLRDNIQGITKPAIRRLARRGGVKRISGLIYEEVRGVLKVFLENVIRDSVTYTEHARRKTVTAMDIVYSLKRQGRTLYGFGG, from the coding sequence ATGTCTGGTCGCGGAAAGggtggtaaaggtttggGTAAGGGTGGTGCCAAGCGTCATCGCAAGGTTTTGCGTGACAACATCCAGGGTATCACTAAGCCCGCCATTCGCCGTCTCGCTCGTAGGGGTGGTGTTAAGCGTATCTCTGGTTTGATCTACGAAGAGGTCCGTGGTGTTCTTAAGGTTTTCCTTGAGAACGTCATTAGGGACTCTGTCACCTACACTGAGCACGCCCGCAGGAAGACTGTGACTGCTATGGACATTGTCTACTCATTGAAGAGGCAAGGCCGTACTCTTTACGGTTTCGGTGGTTAG